CAGGCTTGAGGCCGCGTTCAACGAACTGGTCCACCGCCATGTGGACCTTGTCTATTCAGCCGCCATTCGAATGGTTCGTGATCCGCATCTTGCCGAAGACGTGACCCAAGGCGCATTCATCGCGCTGGCCAGGCAAGCTTCCGAACTGGTGGAGCGGGCGACTTTGGCGGGGTGGCTGCACCGGACCGCGCAAAACATCGCCGCCCAGACCGTCCGCGCCATCGAACGCCGTCGGGCGCGCGAACAGGAGGCCTTTGCCATGAGCGAACCGATTTCAACTTCAGCGGATGCCGGGTGGGAGCAGATCGAACCGCACCTGGATGCCGCGCTGGGCGAATTGACTGACGCTGACCGCGATGCCGTGGTGCTGCGCTATTTTCATAAGAAATCCGCCGCCGAAATCGCCACCATTCTCGGGGTGAGCGACGATGCCGCGCAAAAACGGGTGAGCCGTGCAGTGGAAAAACTGCGCGAGATTTTCGCGAAGAACAAAATCACCATGGGCGCGGGCAGTCTGGGAATTTTGATTTCCGCGAATGCCGTGCACGCTGCCCCGGTGGGACTGGCTGCGAAAATCTTAGCCGCAACTTCCGCAATAACCGTTACCGCCGGAATCGCCATGCTCCAAAAGCTTTTTATCGCTGGATTTGCCGCGGTCGCGATTGGCGCCGGCATTTACTCGTTTCATTTGCAAAAGCAAGTCGCCGCGTTACAGGAACAACAAACATCGCAGAACCAGCAAATTGCGCAAATGAGCCAGGAACGCGACGACGCAAAAAGTCAATTGGCGGCGGCACAACGGGAAAATGAGCAGCAACAAAACAATCGGGATGAACTCTTGCGATTGCGCGGCGAAACCGCCGTTTTGCGGCGGCAACTGGACGAAGCGACTAAACAACATCGCGCGCTGCCGGCCGTAGTTGTGGCAATGAACACCAATTCGTCCGTGCCGCAAATCGAGATGGAAGCCAGATTCATGACGGTGCCGAACGACGTATCTGCCGGTTGGTATGACTCGACCAGTCCCAGTGTTCTTACCAGCGAAAGCTTCTTAACCGGGCTAAAGCAATTACGCTCACGCGATGATGTTGAAGGTCTCGCTGAGCAGAGAGTCGTGACCCTGAGCGGACGCCAGGTTCAAATCGGGACAACACAAACCATTTCTGTCGTGACCAATTTTTGCCTTAAGGAAACAAATGGCACTTGCAGCATCGTTCCTCAAGCAGGGCCTATCGAGTGTGGTCCGGTTCTCGACGCGGTGCCGACAGTCTTGTCCGACGGTTATACAGTCAGATTACCGGTCATCACTTCGGTGACCGAATTCTTAGGTTACGCCCCATCTGCGAACACGACGCCAGCTTATAATTCAGCGGGGCAGGAATTTGATATCCCGACAGTCTCACCTCAATTTCGCGTGCAGCAAACAACGAATTCAGTGAATATGCTGGACGGCCAAACGCTGGTTTTTAGATTGAATGATGATCAAATGCCTGCGGCCGCCGCGCTTGCGGAACTGGATGGCAGCAAATCAAACTCTCTTAATCGGCACACGCTCGTGTTCGTCACCGCAACCATCATTGACCCTGCAGGTAATCGGGTGCACGCGGATGCCGGAAGCTATACAAATATTCCGCCGCAAACAGTCAGCCAGTGACGTTTGTTTGCTGACCAAGACCGAGCCCTTCTACGGACGGCCTCCCCGATACCGCCCGCCCGATCAACTGATGGCATTACTGCAAAGCCTCTGATAATGCCGAGTCGAAAAAATAAGAAAGGGGGTGATCCCTCAGTGTTTTGAAGAGTCACCCAAGGCAAGACCCACTTTTTCCTGGGACGACCTTGTTGCTAGCTCTGCCTTACCGCCTGCCCGGCGGCAGAGAGATTGGCGAGTCGCATTTCGGAATATTTGCGCGAGAGAATGATCCCCTGCGCCCCTGCCTTGAGCGCGGCTGAGACTGCCGCATAAGTGTCTTCGGGTGAAGCTTTGCGGCTGTTTTTTCCTGTCGGAATTCCGATATCGATGCCTGGGAGCACTTTGCATTTGCCTTTCACTCCATCCAAGGCCCGCCTGGTCTCTCGCGCGACATAATCGGGGGAAAGACCGGCCTGGGGCAACTCCTTCAAACCGGCCTCATTGGCATAATTCAACAAATGATTGTTGAAGCGCAAAAGCTCTTCCTGCGGCACATCACGAAAGACCGTCGCGCCGA
The window above is part of the Verrucomicrobiia bacterium genome. Proteins encoded here:
- a CDS encoding sigma-70 family RNA polymerase sigma factor — translated: MTDRTDSLLLKAYVERRLEAAFNELVHRHVDLVYSAAIRMVRDPHLAEDVTQGAFIALARQASELVERATLAGWLHRTAQNIAAQTVRAIERRRAREQEAFAMSEPISTSADAGWEQIEPHLDAALGELTDADRDAVVLRYFHKKSAAEIATILGVSDDAAQKRVSRAVEKLREIFAKNKITMGAGSLGILISANAVHAAPVGLAAKILAATSAITVTAGIAMLQKLFIAGFAAVAIGAGIYSFHLQKQVAALQEQQTSQNQQIAQMSQERDDAKSQLAAAQRENEQQQNNRDELLRLRGETAVLRRQLDEATKQHRALPAVVVAMNTNSSVPQIEMEARFMTVPNDVSAGWYDSTSPSVLTSESFLTGLKQLRSRDDVEGLAEQRVVTLSGRQVQIGTTQTISVVTNFCLKETNGTCSIVPQAGPIECGPVLDAVPTVLSDGYTVRLPVITSVTEFLGYAPSANTTPAYNSAGQEFDIPTVSPQFRVQQTTNSVNMLDGQTLVFRLNDDQMPAAAALAELDGSKSNSLNRHTLVFVTATIIDPAGNRVHADAGSYTNIPPQTVSQ